Within the Anaerolineae bacterium genome, the region CTGCCGCTCCAGGTAGCCGGCGTACTTGGCCTCGACTTCTAGCGTCTGTCTGGCCTCGTCCTCCAGCTTCTCCGGTGGCGGTGCCAGCTCCTCGATCAGGTCGTAACCTACCTCCGACCACCGCAGGAGTTGCAGCCCCGAGATTGGTTGAGAGGGAGGCTCCAAGCCCCGCCGCTCGTAGGCCCTCCGTGCCTCCTCACCGGGGACCCGCACCCGGGCCAGCCGGCCCAGTTCTTGGCGTACCTGCGTCCGCTTGCGCTCTACCCGGTCCCGGAACCTCTCCGACACCAGCCCTAGCCGCGCAGCAGTCTCCGTCAGCCGCAAGTCGGCGTTGTCCTGGCGCAGGAGAAGCCGAAACTCGGCCCGAGAGGTGAACAACCGGTACGGCTCAGTGTGCTCCTTGGTGATCAGGTCGTCCACCATCACCCCGATGTAGGCCTGATCGCGCCGCAGCATGACCGGCTCCTCGCCTCGGACGGTGAGGGCGGCGTTAACGCCGGCCAGCCAGCCCTGCCCGGCAGCCTCCTCGTAGCCCGAGGTACCGTTGACCTGCCCAGCGAAGAACAGCCCCCGCACCGCCCGGGCCTGCAGCGACGGGTCGAACTGGCCTGCCACCAGCACATCATACTCCACGGCGTAGCCCGGCCGGGTGACGTGTACCTCTCGCAGGGCGGGGATGGACCGCAACATCGCCTCCTGTACCGCCAGGGGCAAGGCGGTGAAGAGGCCCTGGACGTACATCTCCGCCGTGTCGTGGCCTTCAGGCTCCAGGAACACCAGATGGGAGTCCCGGTCGGGATAGCGGATGAGCTTCTCCTCGAAGGAGGGGCAGTAGCGAGGGCCGGCGCCCCGGGAGATGCCAGCGGCGATGGGGGAGAGGTGCAGGTTCTCCCGACCGATTCGATGGGTCTCCGCGTTAGTGCGAACCACGTAGCAGGGTAGCTGCGTGCGCCAGTGCGGCTGGCGCTCTATCGGGTAGATGGGGTGGATCCGTCCGGGAGCGAACGGCGGAGGCGGCGGCTCTCGGTCGTAGTAGAGCCCGAAGTACAGCGGCTCCTCCGAACCGGGCTGGCTCTCGGTTAGGGCGAAATTCACCGTTCGGGCGTCCACCCGCGGCGGCGTGTTAGTCTGCATGCGCGTCAGCCGGAGGCCCAGGCCCTCCAGCGACGCCGAGAGCCCCGCCGCCGGTGGGTCGCCCTGCCGACCGGCCGGCATCTCCCACTCGCCGGCCACTATGCGGGCCTCCAGGAACGTGCCCGTAGTAACGATCACCGCGCGGGCTGCGAAGCGGGCCCCGTCTGCCGTGCGCACCGCGGACGCGGCCCCGCTCTCCACCTCGATGGCCACCGCCATACCCTGCCGAACCAGAAGGCCGGGCGTCCGCTCCAGAGCCGCCTTCATCGAGGCGGGGTAGAGGGTCTTGTCGGCCTGGACTCGCAGCGCCTGCACCGCCGGC harbors:
- the mnmG gene encoding tRNA uridine-5-carboxymethylaminomethyl(34) synthesis enzyme MnmG, yielding MRPFEGRQEDVEGAARVAPLPLPIGREQKQLREQDFDCVVIGGGHAGCEAALAAARMGCRTLLLTNNLERVGYLSCNPSIGGPAKGHLVRELAALGGEMPYNADRCFIQVRMLNTSKGPAVQALRVQADKTLYPASMKAALERTPGLLVRQGMAVAIEVESGAASAVRTADGARFAARAVIVTTGTFLEARIVAGEWEMPAGRQGDPPAAGLSASLEGLGLRLTRMQTNTPPRVDARTVNFALTESQPGSEEPLYFGLYYDREPPPPPFAPGRIHPIYPIERQPHWRTQLPCYVVRTNAETHRIGRENLHLSPIAAGISRGAGPRYCPSFEEKLIRYPDRDSHLVFLEPEGHDTAEMYVQGLFTALPLAVQEAMLRSIPALREVHVTRPGYAVEYDVLVAGQFDPSLQARAVRGLFFAGQVNGTSGYEEAAGQGWLAGVNAALTVRGEEPVMLRRDQAYIGVMVDDLITKEHTEPYRLFTSRAEFRLLLRQDNADLRLTETAARLGLVSERFRDRVERKRTQVRQELGRLARVRVPGEEARRAYERRGLEPPSQPISGLQLLRWSEVGYDLIEELAPPPEKLEDEARQTLEVEAKYAGYLERQEAEVERLSRLERRRLPSGLDYSRVVGLRAEARERLRDVRPLTVGQAARLSGVNPSDVAVLLAHVERGRF